The sequence TTCCTTGTTCCAATTCAATTTCTGCATGTGCATTTCCCGTTGCTTCTTCTGGATCCACTTCATCTGTCACCGCGTCCCAGAATTTCTTGGCTTGTGATTTCTCAGCCGATACAGCGGCACCCCGGATACTTTCCAGAACGCGCGTCCGTTTAGAGCCTTCAGGTGCCTTAGGTGTGCTTGTACTTGTAATGGCACGAACTTTGGACTCTTTATACTGAACGATCATCGGAACGGTTGCTTCGTTCCCGTCGGTATACCCGTTTTTCACCAGTTCCGTGATGTTGAACAGGTCCTGATCGAGCTTATCAGCTGCAACAAAAGGCATAGCCTCTTCCGGGATGACGAATGTTTCATCATCTACCGTGATGATGCGTGCCTTGTCTTCGATCCCGTTAGCGGGTTTGACTTCAATCACACTTTTCCCTTCCCCTATTTCCGTTACCGTCACGACATCGCCGGTAATAAGTGTAATCTGATGCGTCCCCTGTACAGAAGATACAACGTTGTCCCCTTCACCTTTCATAAGTGCGCTCAATGCTTCTTCTTGTCCATTTAACACATTTTCCGGTATCTCCGCACATACATCACCGAAAGCCGGGGAGACAAGCATCGCAGCTGATAGAGCTATCGCTACCGATTTTGGAATTCTTCTTTTCTTCATCTCATTTCCTCCTGTAATGATAGATTACTAGATTCAATGCGCTCACCGGATGTATACGTTACGTTTATTGTAGGCAGTGCGCTGACAATTGCCTATCGGGGTTTTTCTTGTACTTTTTTCCCGTTTACCGGCTCAAATTCTTACGTCAATCACTTAAGAAGGAAGAAATTTTGGGACTATTTGATTAACATCGTGATTCTAAATTGGGTTTTTTTATCAAAATGAATGGCTCACTGAAGTAAAAAACCTCCCATCACTATGAGGGGAGGAACTCTTAAGCAAACACATCATACTGCTTTACAGGTTCTATGTACGACCGTGAAAAGGAATTGGCTTTTTCTATTTGACCTGTCTTCATAAAGTGATGGTAGAGCTGAATGTGGTAATACTCTTTAAGACGATGCATTCCATTGGTTGAGAAATAGGGATAGGCATAGTTTTCCAAATAGCCATAGTAATCGTCAGGTTGATCTAAAATCCTGAATCTATGAAGCTTGAATAAGTGCACATGCCGTTCATCCTGAAGTTCTTCAGCCAACCCCAATCCTGCCTCCACCTGTTCCAGCAGGATTCTCACAGATTTCTTTCCTGACTTGGATGCGGCATGGACATAGCCTTCCAATGACTCAAGATAGACGGAGCTCTGAGGATCTTTCAATCTCATGGACCGTTTATATAATTCCATTGCCTCCCCATAACGATGATGTGCAAGCTGATGATAGGCATAGTTATGGAGGATGAAGGAATGTTGATCATGCAGTCCTAACGTTTCTGTCATTTCAAGCATGGATCGATATACCTCTCCCTTATCCTCATTCAAATGATCATACTCCAATAATACCAGAATGAGCATTTTTGCATCGATGATCCGCACGAAATTATTCGTTTTCATAAAATATTCGAGACTCCTGCTTGCGTATTTATAGGCATAAATATGCTGCCTAAGAAAATGATGATTAAGGGCCAGGTGATAATAATATTCATGGTAAGGATAAGAGGACTCATCAATTTGTCTAAGAAGCACCATGGCAAGTTGATAATCCCTTTTGAATTGCATCAAGTAGATCGCCTTACTATGGAGCAGTAAATTAGCATCAAGGGAAGACAAATTCATTTCCTTCTCCATCTCCCTTAACATCAAGGGGACATCAGAAAAATGACCGATGAGCATGCTGTACCGTATATGTATAAGCTTGAAGGATTGTTGAAAGTCAGAGAGTTCCAACAACTCGATTTCCTCCAACTGCAGCTTAATGCGCTCAGCCTTTTTTTTCTGCCTCATTATAATGGCATTCATCCAATCATGGAGCATTGATTTAATAGAATAATAAGTCTCTATTTCTTTCTTTAGATCCACCTGTAACCGGTTTGCTAATAGGTTCAGGACTTCAATCGAATACTCTGTCAATCCTCTCTCAATCTTACTGACATGAGTACTTGAACAAATCCCAATACCAAGATCACGCTGGGTCATTTGTCTCTTTTCACGGTAGAAGCTGATGATTTTGCCTTCAATCATTGTGCTGGCACTCCTTTAGGTCACGTATATTGAATTTAGTTCAAGAGATTCTATAGAAAAAAGTTTATAACTTGTTTTTCCAATTTGCTATAGGGGTTTTTAATGGGACTAAAGGAGTGGTTGCATTTAAAACAGCACTATTTGGGGGGAGTCTTCGTCTTGCACTCCAGCCAACCTCTTAAACAGCTGGAATTACTTGTCCCGAAAATAAATATAAAACCCGAACAAACCTGGCTACTTTTAAACAGATTTGTTCGGGTTTTCCTTAGACCAAAACACTCTGGTCCCAGCCTTTTTCCGATTTACTATGGTGTTTCTTTATTCATTTTCTAAATATCCCTTACGACTCTGCAAGGATTTCCCACTGCTAGACTGTTTTCAGGTATTGATTTCGTCACAACACTTCCGGCTCCGATAACTGCATTGTTTCCTATTGTGACTCCTGGCAAAATGACTGAATTACCGCCTATCCACACGTTATCTCCAATAGAGATTGGCTTAGTCAATGTGCGGTAAGGGGCTTCATCCGGACCATGATGGAGATTGATTCTTTCAGATGCCCGGAGAGGATGAGTGGCCGAATAAATCTGGACATTCGGTGCAATTAGAACGTTCTCCCCTATCGTCACTTTATTTGTATCCAAAATAGTACAGTTAAAATTGATAAACGTGTTTTTTCCAATTGAAATGTTTTGTCCATAATCACAGTAGAACGGCTTTTCCACCCACACATTTTCTCCCATTGCTTCAAGAAGCCCGGCCAGAATCTCCTGTTTTCTTTCTGCCTGGTCTGGAGGGGAGAAGTTGAATTGATCCATCAGAACCCTTGCTTTCCTGGCCATTTCCATCAACTCGGGATCTCTTGCATTATAGTACTCTCCATTTAACATTTTTTCTTTTTCAGTCATCAGTTATTTCTCCTTTTACTGTCATCTACGATTCTCAAAATTTTAATACTGAAAGCCTCCACCTCCATCTTGGACGCCACTGTTAATGGATTTTCTCCAGTCAGTAAATCCTCCACTGTTTTTCCAATCAGGTCATCAGGCATTGTGAGGGACTTGCTACTGTCTGAACGGCTGAGAAAACATAAGACAGTCTCATCCCCACAGCTTCGCTTGTAGCCAATCACGTCCTCCTCAATAGGGCTTTGAATGAATTCTATACTTGCTTCACTGCTTAATGCCCGGTGCTTTTTCCTTAAATCAATAAGCTCGGTGATAAAGGTAAGCAGCTCCCGGTCCTGCTTTTCTGTATCCCATTCCATACACTTTCTGCACCCCGGATCCATCGCTCCAGTCATACCGATTTCATCACCGTAATAAAAACACGGAGTACCAGGAGAAGTGAGCAAGAAGGTAAACAATGCCCTAACCTTTCTCGAATCGTTGCCACATAAAGTGGCAATTCGCGGGGTATCATGACTTCCAAGCAGATTGAAAGAAGCATCCATGACAGGTTTCGGATACATCAAATAAGCATCCGTTGTCTGATTGGCAAATTGAATGGCTGTGATGGAACCTTTCGCAAAGAAGTCTAATGCCGGAGACGTATATGGATAATTCATGACGGCATCGAATTGATCTCCCTGAAGCCACGGTAAGGCATCGTGCCAGATCTCCCCAAGGATATAAAGATCCGGTTTGACCTTTTTGACCTCTTTCCTGAATCCCCTCCAAAAATCATGGGAAACCTCATTCGCAACATCCAGCCTCCAGCCGTCAATGTCAAACTCTTTCACCCAGTATCTCCCGACTTCCAGCAGGTAACTGCGCACTTCTTCATTCGCCGTATTTAACTTTGGCATTGTATGGGTGTATCCAAACGTCATATATGTCGGGACCGGTGTTGTCTGTAGCGGGAAATCGTCAATATGGAACCAGTCCTTGAACCGGGAATTCTCACCGTTTTCTAAAACATCCTGAAAGGGAGGAAAAGTGAAGCCGCAGTGATTAAACACCGCGTCCAGCATAACCTTGATTCCTCGCTTATGACACTCATTCACCAATCGCTTAAATGTCTCTTTATCACCGAACTGGGGATCAATCGTTAAGTAATCCTCCGTATCGTATTTATGATTGGAAGGAGCTTTGAAGATGGGGGTGAAATAGATGCCTGTGATACCGAGCTCATCCAAATAGTCGAGATGATTGATGACTCCCTGGAAATCCCCGCCGAAGAAAGTGTGTTCACTTGGTTCCTCACTTCCCCAAGGGAGTGTTCCCTGAATATCATTCCCTTTGTCTCCATTGGCAAATCTCTCCGGAAAAATCTGATACCATATTGTATCTTTCACCCAATCTGGGGCGGCAAATACGTCTTCTTCCAATAAATAAGGATACAGGAAGAACGAAGAAATGGCTTCGTCCAGTGATGGATAGAAGCCCTTCTCAGTGAAATAAAGCACTTCCTTTGAATCCCGAAGCTCGAAGGAATATTTCACCCTTTTGTCCCGGGGCCTGATACTCACTGTCCAATAATCATATAATTCTGTCGAGCCGCACTTATTCATTTCTTCGATCTGTTTAGGAATCCAGCTCCACACGTGATCGACAACTTCACCACGGAAAGGATCATCCCATATCAAGTAAACGGAATCTACATCGTTTCTTTTCGTTCGGATCCTGAATTGAAGAGTGTCGTGATCCAACGGATAGGCATAGTTTCCTTTTGGACGGTGGTAAACAGCTTCTCTCAGCATCCTACTTCCTCCTTCTTTTCTAATACATCAATCAGTACAGCCTTTCCTTTTTCTGTTCCAAAGAAATAGAGCAGTGGGGCATGAACCCTTTTCGCCCAGTCATCTTCTGTATGTTTTCCAGAGTGATCAATCTGAAACAGGAATTCTTTTTCATGCTCGTATCCCAATCGTAGAAGGTGTGCTGCCATATCTTCCACTTGAGCAACTTCAATTAATGGACCTTCTTCTGCCCCAATATCCATCCAGATTTTCTTTAATGGGACTTTCTCTGAAAATTTATTCACCAGGCTTATCTCTCGTTTCAATTCCTTATGATGATAATAGAAATAAGGCGACATGATGCCAACCATACTGAATACTTCCGGGTTACGAAAGCCGATATGATAACTGACCGCTCCTCCCATGGATGAACCCATCAATGCCGTACATTCAGCGGTTTTCTTGGTCCGGTACGTCTGATCGATAAGAGGTTTGATTTCATGAATCAGGAATGTTTCATACTGATTTCCCTTTGCAGAAAAAGGCGTGGTTGAGAACGGCACATCTACTTCCCCCTCTCCATGAAAATAAAAGTTGTATTCATTGGAACGTTCAGTCGGGTGATTCTCTATTCCAACAATAATGATTTCTTCCATTTCCCCTTGTTTAATTAACTCATCCGCTATCTCATGCATCCTCCAGGATTGTCCATTAAATGCAGTGTGGAAGATATTCTGACCGTCTTGCATGTACAATACTGGATAATGCTTACTCCCCTCCTTATAACTTGGGGGCAGGTAGATATGGACATTGCGGGTATTGCCTAGATAAACGGATGAAACGTTTTCAATTGTTTGAATAGATGAGTTCATAATTCGTTCTCCTTTTATTGATTCAATGAATTAACTATTAGTGGTAAAAAAAGTTGAACACGTGCATGGCATGTTCAACTTTTGTATTGATAGATGCCATTCAGCAGGGCAAGGCTTCCTGCACCAATGACTTCAATATATTCGCCGAGACTGGATGCCTGGAAATCGACCTTCTGTAAGGAAGCTACGTATGCCTGATTGTTGACTTCCCTGCTGATCAAATCGGCAAGAACCTTATTATATCGTTCCAGTGGCCCTCCAATCACCACTCTCTGAACATGAATGATATTGATGAAGGAGGATAACGGAACTGAAATCTTCTCTCCTGCAGCCTCCAGGGCAGCGATGGATTCTGCGTTTCCTTCTAGGATAGAATGTGTTAACTCCTCAATGGAGTCACTCTTCCGTTCCTCGGCAAGAGCTTGCAAGGATGCATATTCATTGATACACCCCTTGTTTCCGCACCAGCATGGCCGTCCGTCGGGTTGGTATGTCATGTGAGCGAATTCTCCCCCACCTGATATACCACTACGGAAATGTGTGTCATTTAATACCAGCCCAGATCCAAGGCTGCGGCCCACATAGAGAAACATAAACTGATCGAAATGCTTACTTTCACCAAACAACTTCTCTGCAAGCGTCATGGAGCTGACATCACGGTCTACGTAAACCGGGAACGAAAAGTGGTTCTGTAAATAGTCGTAAAGGGGAATTTCCGGCCAGCCTTCCTCTTCGTTTCCCAGAACTGTCCCCTTCTTAATATCCACGGGCCCATTGACCCCGATTCCTAATCCGGTAATCACATTATCTGAATGCCGATGAATGAAAGTCTTTAACTCTTCCACTATAAAATGGAGGTAGGCATCGACCGTAAACTCTTTGGAAGGTGTGCTTCTGACTACATCCTTCACCCTTCCGTTCAGACTGACTAACCCGATGGAGATTTCTTTCATCCCAATATGCATCCCAATCACCCATGCGGCTTCATCCCGTAGAGTAAGGGCTACGGATTTCCGGCCAGCCCCCTGCTTCTCAACCGGGAGACTCCCTTGTTCCTGAATCAGGCCCTCTTCTAAAAGATCCGAGGTTATATACGTAATGGTCCCCCTGGTCAAATTGGTCAGCTCAGCAATCTGATGCCTTGAGATCGGTCCGTTTCTCAACATCGTCTTCAAGACGAGGGAGCGGTTAAATTGTTTAGTTCTTTGCGTATTCTGCCCTTTTAATCCCATGATTCCATTCCTTTTCCAACGTTAATATGACTAATATATCAGACTTCCTCATTGATCACCAATGGAATCCCGTTATCCTTTGGTTCCTCCAGCTGTCAATCCGGTAGTGAAATAACGTTGCAACGAGAAGAATAGAATACTGATTGGAATAGCAATCAGTACAGCTCCTGCAGCAAATTGAGTATATGAATTACCAAACTGTGAACTGATTAATTGATAAAGTCCAACAGCAAGGGTATATTTCTCCTCGGATCTAAGCAGGATCGTCGCCAATATGAAATCCGTGAAAGGCGTAATGAAACTGAATAAAGCCACCACCGCAAGTATCGGTTTAGCCAATGGCATGATGATCTGCCAGAAGATGCGAAGATGACCGGCTCCATCCATGGTGGCCGATTCGTCCAATGATTGGGGAATGGTGTCAAAGTACCCCTTCGCAAGCCACGTATTCATAGGAATCAATCCACCGACATATATCAAGATCAAGATAAGGTGGGTATCGATCAAACCCGTCATATTTGCAAAGACATAGATCGCGATCAAAGCAGAGAA is a genomic window of Rossellomorea sp. y25 containing:
- a CDS encoding sugar O-acetyltransferase gives rise to the protein MMTEKEKMLNGEYYNARDPELMEMARKARVLMDQFNFSPPDQAERKQEILAGLLEAMGENVWVEKPFYCDYGQNISIGKNTFINFNCTILDTNKVTIGENVLIAPNVQIYSATHPLRASERINLHHGPDEAPYRTLTKPISIGDNVWIGGNSVILPGVTIGNNAVIGAGSVVTKSIPENSLAVGNPCRVVRDI
- a CDS encoding sugar ABC transporter permease, which gives rise to MKAAWWNGIRITMSYAFLFTASIIVLYPVLWVIGASLNPGDSLTSSSIIPDNFTFAHYQTLFDLESTPYLLWYWNTIKICFITMILAVISIGLTAYSFSRYRFKGRKNGLLLFLILQMVPNFSALIAIYVFANMTGLIDTHLILILIYVGGLIPMNTWLAKGYFDTIPQSLDESATMDGAGHLRIFWQIIMPLAKPILAVVALFSFITPFTDFILATILLRSEEKYTLAVGLYQLISSQFGNSYTQFAAGAVLIAIPISILFFSLQRYFTTGLTAGGTKG
- a CDS encoding ROK family transcriptional regulator; the encoded protein is MGLKGQNTQRTKQFNRSLVLKTMLRNGPISRHQIAELTNLTRGTITYITSDLLEEGLIQEQGSLPVEKQGAGRKSVALTLRDEAAWVIGMHIGMKEISIGLVSLNGRVKDVVRSTPSKEFTVDAYLHFIVEELKTFIHRHSDNVITGLGIGVNGPVDIKKGTVLGNEEEGWPEIPLYDYLQNHFSFPVYVDRDVSSMTLAEKLFGESKHFDQFMFLYVGRSLGSGLVLNDTHFRSGISGGGEFAHMTYQPDGRPCWCGNKGCINEYASLQALAEERKSDSIEELTHSILEGNAESIAALEAAGEKISVPLSSFINIIHVQRVVIGGPLERYNKVLADLISREVNNQAYVASLQKVDFQASSLGEYIEVIGAGSLALLNGIYQYKS
- a CDS encoding glycoside hydrolase family 13 protein → MLREAVYHRPKGNYAYPLDHDTLQFRIRTKRNDVDSVYLIWDDPFRGEVVDHVWSWIPKQIEEMNKCGSTELYDYWTVSIRPRDKRVKYSFELRDSKEVLYFTEKGFYPSLDEAISSFFLYPYLLEEDVFAAPDWVKDTIWYQIFPERFANGDKGNDIQGTLPWGSEEPSEHTFFGGDFQGVINHLDYLDELGITGIYFTPIFKAPSNHKYDTEDYLTIDPQFGDKETFKRLVNECHKRGIKVMLDAVFNHCGFTFPPFQDVLENGENSRFKDWFHIDDFPLQTTPVPTYMTFGYTHTMPKLNTANEEVRSYLLEVGRYWVKEFDIDGWRLDVANEVSHDFWRGFRKEVKKVKPDLYILGEIWHDALPWLQGDQFDAVMNYPYTSPALDFFAKGSITAIQFANQTTDAYLMYPKPVMDASFNLLGSHDTPRIATLCGNDSRKVRALFTFLLTSPGTPCFYYGDEIGMTGAMDPGCRKCMEWDTEKQDRELLTFITELIDLRKKHRALSSEASIEFIQSPIEEDVIGYKRSCGDETVLCFLSRSDSSKSLTMPDDLIGKTVEDLLTGENPLTVASKMEVEAFSIKILRIVDDSKRRNN
- a CDS encoding alpha/beta hydrolase-fold protein; amino-acid sequence: MNSSIQTIENVSSVYLGNTRNVHIYLPPSYKEGSKHYPVLYMQDGQNIFHTAFNGQSWRMHEIADELIKQGEMEEIIIVGIENHPTERSNEYNFYFHGEGEVDVPFSTTPFSAKGNQYETFLIHEIKPLIDQTYRTKKTAECTALMGSSMGGAVSYHIGFRNPEVFSMVGIMSPYFYYHHKELKREISLVNKFSEKVPLKKIWMDIGAEEGPLIEVAQVEDMAAHLLRLGYEHEKEFLFQIDHSGKHTEDDWAKRVHAPLLYFFGTEKGKAVLIDVLEKKEEVGC
- a CDS encoding helix-turn-helix transcriptional regulator, with protein sequence MIEGKIISFYREKRQMTQRDLGIGICSSTHVSKIERGLTEYSIEVLNLLANRLQVDLKKEIETYYSIKSMLHDWMNAIIMRQKKKAERIKLQLEEIELLELSDFQQSFKLIHIRYSMLIGHFSDVPLMLREMEKEMNLSSLDANLLLHSKAIYLMQFKRDYQLAMVLLRQIDESSYPYHEYYYHLALNHHFLRQHIYAYKYASRSLEYFMKTNNFVRIIDAKMLILVLLEYDHLNEDKGEVYRSMLEMTETLGLHDQHSFILHNYAYHQLAHHRYGEAMELYKRSMRLKDPQSSVYLESLEGYVHAASKSGKKSVRILLEQVEAGLGLAEELQDERHVHLFKLHRFRILDQPDDYYGYLENYAYPYFSTNGMHRLKEYYHIQLYHHFMKTGQIEKANSFSRSYIEPVKQYDVFA